The Sporocytophaga myxococcoides genome includes a window with the following:
- the gmd gene encoding GDP-mannose 4,6-dehydratase, giving the protein MKKALITGITGQDGAYLAELLLKKGYEVHGIKRRTSLFNTDRIDHLYMDPHEKNVNMKLHYGDLTDSTNIIRIIQEVQPDEIYNLGAMSHVKVSFETPEYTANVDGLGTLRILEAVRLLGLTEKTKIYQASTSELYGLVQEVPQSEKTPFYPRSPYAVAKMYGYWITVNYREAYNMFAVNGILFNHESPLRGETFVTRKITRGVARIALGLQDKLYLGNLDAKRDWGHAKDYVEAMWLMLQQTKPEDFVIATGITTTVRDFVILAFKEVGIELEFKGKGVKEVAKVKSCSNKAYQLKKGTEVLAVDPMYFRPTEVELLIGNPAKAKKKLKWKPQYNLKSLVKEMVKSDVELFKRDEYLKQGGHKILNYFE; this is encoded by the coding sequence ATGAAAAAAGCTTTAATTACTGGAATTACAGGTCAGGATGGTGCATATCTGGCAGAACTTCTTCTTAAAAAAGGTTATGAGGTTCATGGAATAAAGAGAAGAACATCTCTTTTTAATACAGACAGAATAGATCACCTTTACATGGATCCTCATGAAAAGAATGTCAATATGAAGCTTCATTATGGTGATTTGACAGATTCAACAAACATTATCAGAATTATCCAGGAAGTGCAACCTGATGAGATTTACAATCTTGGTGCAATGTCTCATGTGAAGGTTAGTTTTGAAACACCTGAATATACAGCAAATGTTGACGGGCTCGGAACATTGAGGATACTGGAAGCAGTTCGTTTGCTGGGGTTGACAGAGAAAACCAAGATTTATCAGGCATCTACTTCTGAGCTTTATGGTTTGGTGCAAGAAGTGCCCCAAAGTGAAAAAACTCCTTTCTATCCAAGATCTCCATATGCAGTAGCTAAAATGTATGGTTACTGGATTACTGTAAATTACAGAGAGGCTTACAATATGTTTGCGGTAAACGGAATTTTGTTTAATCACGAATCTCCGCTTAGGGGTGAAACTTTCGTAACAAGAAAAATCACAAGAGGGGTTGCGCGTATTGCACTTGGCCTTCAGGATAAATTGTATCTTGGTAACCTTGACGCGAAAAGAGATTGGGGACATGCTAAAGATTATGTGGAAGCAATGTGGCTGATGCTTCAGCAAACCAAACCTGAAGACTTTGTAATTGCAACGGGCATTACAACTACAGTTAGAGATTTTGTAATTCTTGCATTTAAAGAAGTGGGTATAGAGCTTGAGTTCAAAGGCAAAGGTGTTAAAGAAGTTGCGAAAGTAAAATCATGCTCTAACAAAGCATATCAGTTGAAAAAGGGAACAGAGGTTTTGGCAGTTGATCCAATGTACTTCCGGCCTACTGAAGTAGAGTTATTAATTGGAAACCCAGCCAAAGCTAAGAAAAAGCTTAAATGGAAGCCTCAGTACAATTTGAAATCTCTGGTTAAGGAGATGGTAAAGTCAGATGTTGAACTATTCAAGAGAGACGAATATCTGAAACAGGGTGGACATAAGATTCTGAATTATTTTGAATAG